Sequence from the Molothrus aeneus isolate 106 chromosome 15, BPBGC_Maene_1.0, whole genome shotgun sequence genome:
TCCCCGGTCCCACgggatggagcagaggggaCCCACAGCCCCGGGGCGGGTCCGCTCCCCGCACCAAGGGCGAGGAGAGCTCCCGGCGCGCCTCACCCGCAGCTCCAGCACGGGGGTGTCGATGGCGGCCGCCCCGTGCCGCTTGAAGCAGGACACCACGGCGCTCAGGAGCCGCTCACGGAGCGCCGCCTGCGCCGGTGCGTGGTCACGGGTGCCCTGCCCGGGATACAGAGCGGCCGTCAGCGGCAAGGGCGCGGGGGAACAGCCGGTACCCACCGGcggcagccccgctcccccccTTTACCTTGGGTGTCTTCAGCACCGGCAGCCGctcgccgcccgccgccgcccgcacCTGCCGGGACAGGGGTCCGCGGTCACCGGCCGGCGGCCAGGGCCGGGCGAAGCTGCCGCGGTTCCCAGCGAGGCACAGCGGCCCCGCCGGCAGGCACCGGGCGGCGGCGAAGGGGCCGAGGCGCAGCATGGCCGGCACCAGGACACCGGCAGCGCCCGCACGTGACCGCGGCGGGACACGTGACTGCGCGGGCggccgcgctttacggcgccGCGCGACAGTTCCCGGTGCTGTGCCCTCGGCTCGCCATGGCGTCCGGCAGCGGGGTAGGTGCTGCCGCCGGGGCTCCCTCCGGGTGGGGGCCGCCCTCGCAGTGTGGGCTGCCGGCCGCTCGGCCGCCCCCGCTGCTCCTACCGGGCTTGGCAGGGCCGGGCGCAgggccccgccgcgctccggTCGGGCCGGTGCCAGGCCGCGGGATGAGGGATGTGGCGGGGCCGGGGGTGCCGCGGTGGGCGGGTGgtgtggggtgggagggggctCATCCCTGCTctttccagctctgtgtgtgggCGGTGGGAGGTTGGGGTTCTCCTGATACCTTcagggctgggagtggggcGGCCCTAGCGCGATCCCGCCCACGGTGAAGTCGtggagtcaccgtccctggaggtgtttgggACACGGCAGAACGTGGCACTCGGTGCTCTGGTCCGGTTCACACGGTGGTGTtgggtcacaggttggactcgatgatctccGAGGACTTTTCCAATCGCAGTGGTTCTGTGATCCTCCCGTCCTAGGGCCAGAGCTCCGCCTGTCCCAGCCGGGACAATCTCCTGATTGAGCTGCCTCAGCCTCCGGGGTGGAGGTGCCCACCCATCTCCAGACCCCTGGCAGGGACCCCCACCCATCTCCAGGGGCTGGGCCATGGCTCCTGCAGGTggccccttcccttcccttcccttcccttcccttcccttcccttcccttcccttcccttcccttcccttcccttcccagggtCGTTTTTCCGCTGTCCTGATGGAGGAACATCTCTGCAACTCCCTGACAGGGGGGTGGAGCCAGGTGTGggttgggctctgctcccagacaaccagagacagaatgagaggaaacagcctcaaaagTTGCAgtaggggaggtttaggttggaaattaGGAGGAGTTTTTTCCCAGAAAGGGCTGTCCAGCATTGGAAGGAGctgtccagggaggtggtggagtcaccattcctggaagtgttcaaggactGGCTGGATGTGTCACTCAGTGGTCTGGACTGGTGACAAGGGGGGGGATCTCTCACGGCTTGGATTTGatgattttggaggttttttcaaCCTAAAGATTCTGTGTGTGTTAAAAGGGGATGGGTAAGGTAGGTGCTGCAGGTGTAGCCTGACTGGAGAGCCAGGCTGTTGGAACACCTCCAGTGCCATCCCAaagctgtcagcagcacaggggctgttTTTTTGAGAGGTTTTGGCCCATCTTTCCTTCCTTGAAGCCACTTTCTGAGAAGTGAggcccagagaaactgtggctgctgcatccctggaaatgttcaaggccaggttggatggagcttggagcagcctgggatagtggaaggtgtccctgcccttggcaggggggtGGGACTGACTGATCttcaaggttccttccaacccaaaccattccaggatcgATTCCATGAAGTGAGGGAGGTCAGGAGCGGGATGGCTGCCTGTGAGGGAGGTGGGGCCTGTGGCTTTTTGTCAGCTGCCAGCTGAGAATTGCTGTTGGATTGAGCCTGGCCTGAGACTCCTGTGTTGTTTAACAGGCTTTGGTGCTGATGCTGGGCACACCATTGGTGTCCATctccagagggagcaggaggcacTTCTGGTTATTAATCATTGTTATTAATTTGGGAAGTATTCTCTGTTATCTAAAACAGCTCTGAGATAAAGATTTTGGGGGCTTGCAGCTCCCTTGCCTCCACCAGAGCAATTCAGAAACATCCCCTCAAATATTGTCCAACCAAGATCTTGTCACGCAGTTTAGTTTAATTCCTTTCCCCACGCCTGGATGAGGCAGATTGGTAAAAGAGCTGCAAAAgactattttccttttattgcaACAGGAGAGAGAAGCAGCTAATAAACCTCCCCCTCTGCAGGCTCCCACCAGCTACGATTTGTGATAATGCCTGGCATGCAGGAGAGTCTGGAAAATACCCCCAAACGTTAATTTACACTCagtgatattttcttttcttttgctcaGGGTGGTTAATAAAACCTGTTACGACATCCTTAAAGTGCTTAAGAAGCTCTGGGAataaatgagaatttttctaCGCCTCCCCAAGGCATTTTCATCCCTATCAGTAGTTGTTCGTTCCATTTGAAGGATTGCCAGAGGAGAGAACTTTaaatggctgtgctgctgctgtagctCCAAATGGGATTTGTGTCCTTTGGATTGTGATTGGATTCTTGATTTGGCTGAGCGGAGAAGGCGGTGGGGTGTGGGGTGAGGGGGGTCCTTCTCCCCCGGAGgtgtttttaaatacatcttGTCCTTTCTTTAATGTGAAACTGAGAGGCTCTCCCTGCCATGCTGAGGGAAATGCAGCTCTATCCAAAGGGGGGTTCTCTGCTCAGGAAATTCAGGAGCTGGCTGAATGAAACCGTGACTGATCCCAGGTGTAGGGGCCTGAGCTGCAGATGGGGCACATGCAGGGAAGAGCTTGAGCTGGGTTGGTCAGAGTGGATGTGAGTGGAATAGGAATTTCCCAATCACTTCTGCCCTCAGCATTGGGGACTGAGtgaaatccacccaaaaaaagtactctttgttttcttcaatgCCAGCTTCACCTGAATTCAGCCTGGCTTCATGCACAtgctgtgtccagctcctgtgccccagCATAGGAAAGGCATGGACCTGTTGCagtgagcccagaggaggccatggatctgctccaggggctgctgcccctctgctctggagacagagagctggggctgttcagcctggcaGGGACTGAACACCAATCTCTGTCCAGGGAGACCTTGGAGCCCcctccagtgcctaaaggggctccaagagagctggagaaggacttggaacaagggcatggagtggcaggacaagggggaatggcttcccactgccagagcacAGGGTTAGATTTaatactgggaagaaaaaaaaaattaatactggGAAGAAAAACTCTGTgtgtggtgaggccctggcacaggttgcccagagaggctgtgactgccccatccctggaagtgttcaaggccaggttggatggggcttggaggaccctgggataggggaaggtgtccctgcctgtggaacAAGAcgatctttagggtcccttcaaccattccaggattctattAAAGTATCCTGTCACTGCCAGATAGTTCTGTGGAGCCCCCAAAGGACCAGCATGCCTTGGAGGTGTTTCTGCCCTTTCCTATGTGAAACTGCAGGAGCAGAACAGCAAAACCTGTGGGTTTTGTACAGGTGCTTCCCTGGTACCTCCAAGCCCTGCTTTGATAGGATTTCAGAGCTTGTTCTGGTTTGCTTGTCCATGTGCTTACTTGGAAATCCCACCCTGGTGCCTGTGATTTCATGGCAAGCTCAGCACTTTGATGCCTGCACCACGTAgacactgctgagagcagacAGGCGcacccttccctgctcctgcagggtaATCAAACTCTTCTTTAGCTCAGGCTGTGTTTTGCAGCTTCCTTGTCTGACATTGCAGCTTGGATTCTTTTGGCTTCTGGAAGAAGGAGGTGTaatctgctgctgtgtttgtcagGGGGCACTTCCCAGGTCTGAGATCCATCAGTTTCAATCCCGTTTGAGTCTGATTTTCAAGGCAAAAGCCTGGATGATCATCTCAGGAGCTGTTAAGATCAACTCATTTCTTCTTTTAGTGCTCTGAAATTATTCTAGTAGCAGCTAGAGGCATGCTGAGAGTGATTATCTTAAACCACATCCATAACTCCTGGATGGAAAACAGAGGACAGGGGGATATAATACAATTCTCCTAATTTTCTGCACTGGCCTCACAGGCCATGTGATTCCCCCCTCTTTGCCCCCTCAGAGGTGATCAGGCTGTGTAATAAATGGTAATGAACTCTGTTTCCCTCCCAGACCAAGAACCTGGACTTCCGCAGGAAGTGGGACAAGGATGAGTATGAGAAACTCGCCGAGAAGCGCCTCAcggaggagagggagaagaaagatGGTGAGCAATGTGCTGGCTCCAGGCAAGCTGTGCTGGGTTGGCACTGAGGCTCCCAAACCTTGGAATTTgggagggacagagcagtgAGAAGTTGAATCCCAAATGGAAAGagctccttccctttctcctttgtTTGCCACTGAGTATATATTTTTTGACAAAAGAAATTCCTGAGAACCTTTCCAGGGGCTGACTCTTCTTTGGGGAAGGAGGACTCTTGTTTCCAGTCATTTGCTGGAAACAAGATCTCAGAATATGACTCAAGTCAGAGCTGGAGGTACCTCAAAGATGTACCTGGTTCTAATAGGAGCCAGGAAACAGTGAGGAGGAAATTATATCCTTtactgatttaaaaacaaaggtgCATTTTCTGCATGGAGCAGGGAGTCCCAGATAGCCAGCAGGTTATCTGGGAACATGAAATCCAGCATGTCAAGCTTGACCTTTTGTTTATGTTTTAGGCAAACCAGCTCAGCCTGTCAAAAGGGAACTTCTGCGGCACCGGGACTACAAAGTGGACCTGGAATCCAAGCTGGGGAAAACCATTGTCATCACCAAAACTACCCCTCAGTCAGAGATGGGAGGGTAGGTTGTGATCTTATTGAGGTCTCAGAGTCATGCTGGTTAGACTGGGAagctgtgacacagcagagACCCCTCACagtgcaccaggagctgctgtccttCTGTGTTTggagcctgggatggtggggcTGCATTTTTCTACACCTAAACTGTGTCTCCTGGGGTAACGTATTGAACAGACccagcaggctgagcccctttggACATTATTCCTTGGTATCAGTGTTGCCCACCTGTAGGACCAGCAGAGGCAGATCTCTGCTGCTTGCTTGGGTCTTTAACCAGGCCTGCTTGCACTGAGACCAGGACTGCTGCTCATTTGGGTATCTGTGCACTGGGAATAGGAAAAATAGCCAGATAGCTGTTCCTAGGAATGGTGTTTGGCCACTGTTTGTGTGATTCATGTTCCACCAAAGTCTGAAACGGTTCTGAGCTTACCCTAAGCCATCAAAAGCATCAAAAGATTGTGTTGAGGTTGTGTCACCTCAGGAGTGAAGCTGTTAGTGTCTCCCTGGGCAGTAGTGCCAGGGAGATGTGCAGCCCTGACCAGCGCCCAGCAGTTCAGCCCCTGGCTGGACTTTTGCAGCAGCTCTTAAGATgggcagaaggcagagctgtgctcatcAGGGAGTTGCACTGGGAGTGATAGGGATGGCTCACTTACCTTGCAGCCAGGTGAGAGGGCTgtgaaataaaaacctgggctgctggccagccctgccttgggGGAGGGCAGACTGTGTCTCAAAGCCCATGCCATCCAGTGGGGTGTGGCTGCAAAGGAAAATGCTGTGCCTggtgtcctgcagagcagctcagaatTTGTTTCTATCATGTCAGAGGGGTGTTGGTATCAGCGTTGGTACCTCCATGGCAGCCCTGTCCATTGCCCTTGCTCTTGCTCTTCACTGGGGTCCTCTTGTCTTGGAGAagtgtcctgtgtccccagtgacATGCAGATTGTCTCTTCTGTGAGTTGAGCTTTGTGTCATGTTCTGGGGTTCATTTTTCTGTCTCCCCTGACAGGTATTACTGTAATGTATGTGACTGTGTGGTGAAGGATTCCATCAACTTCTTGGATCACATCAATGGCAAAAAACGTAAGGACCATTGCTTTGCCTCATTGGAGGGTTGGTTGAGTTGGAGGGAGTGTTCCTTTTGTGCATCACCCATGTCTGAGGGCTGAACACTTATCCATGGGTCAGAGAGCTTAGGAGATCAGGATGTAGAAGCTCATCATGAGAGCTGTGGAGATGCTGCCCTTATCTCCTGACACCTTCCAAAGTGCTGGACCATTTTCATGGAGTAAGCCCAGCAGAAACAGTGATTGGTGTACTCTGGTTGTGAACATATTTTCCCTGTCCATCCTGTCAGTGCTGTGAGAAACCCAGGGTCAGAAAATtctagaatagtttgggttggaagggaccctcagAGATCATTTAGTCCACCCCCTAAATCATGATGTCTCCTTTGTAAATCTGGAGAGAGGCTTTTTACAGCACTGAAACTGTACAGAAGTACTTAGATAAGTAAAAGGTCTGGGGCTGGCTTATTTGTGGATCAGAAACTTCTCTTTGTAGAAGTTGGATATAAAGCTCAGAATTAGCTGATACCTGAGCTCCAGAGTATGGATCAGGACTATATCACCGTTGATCTGACTGTGGATATTGCTTCTTCCTGGCATGTTCAGAGAGGGGGGAATGTAGAGAAAgtaaaggagcagcaggacagactGGCACACTTTGCATGTTGTTCCTGCTCATGAAGGTATTTTTGGCTTGTAGTGGAAGTCAGGAAATCAACCCTTTACAAAAACGCAGGGACGTGTGTGCCTCAGACCTGCACATGGGGCTGTTTGAGAGCAGGAGGCTCAGTAGAAACCTGAGGACTGGTTTTCTGTagctcagaaaagaaaacacagtgtTTTAAAAACCTGTGCTTTTATGTGCATGGGAGGAAGGTGCCAGCAAGAAGTTCATAGGAGAGAATCTGGAATCAAAAATCCTGCCATGGCTATGTGGCTGGGCATGGATTGGAAAGTGGCTGGTTGCACACTACCTTAGTGGATGAGTATGTCTGGGAACTTTTAAACCTGTCAGTAAATTTGGCTCAAACCTGCTTGTTCTTGGCAGCCCTTTTGCTAATTCCTGGTGTGTAGTTTAAGCTTCAagtgctgctgcatccctgggtcaaacctgtgcagggctgctggagtgAACAGGCTGTTTGGATCCACTCAGGAATGTGGGTTGGAAGCATTTCTTGGGTGGCCCCGTCAGCACAGGCTTACTCACAAGAGAAAAACTGTGAATCTGCTCTGAGGAGCCACTGAATCAGAGGCCTGACTTTATATTCTCTGCTTTAGCTGAGAATGTCCTGTGTAATCAGGATCTCTGAGTGCCACTCATGTCTTGTTTAGCATTGCCCACAGCTGAGAGATGCCAGCCTGTCAGTTTTATTCTAGCTCCTTTTTCAACACTCCAACCCTTTTTTATTTCACTGGTCCAAGATTAAATTTCCTGAGGCATCAGAGCAAATGACAGAGAGCATCCAAATAAGGAACCTTTAAAGAATAGTCTCTGTTCTTGTTACAAGTGTTTGGATTGTTGTGTGGGTTATGGTATGGCCCTAAAGCCCACTCCCCAACCTAAGAAACCCTTAGTGTGGCCCTGGAAGGTGCTCTGAGGGGGGTGACAGGCAGGAAGGTGGTGCTGTGCTGTTTAAATTGGGATCAGGGATGGAGACTTAGTGCAGAGCACTGCTGATTCCACTCGTGTTCTCCAGACcagaggaatctgggcatgtccatgCGGGTGGAGCGCTCCACGCTGGACCAGGTGAAGAAACGCTTTGAGGTGAACAAGAAGAAGAtggaggagaagcagaaggatTATGACTTTGAGGAGAGGATGAAGGAACTCCGTGAGGAGGTGAGTCTGGGCAACAACTGAGGAAGCAAAGCTTCCCAGAAACAATTTTTGGGAGGAAATCAACCCTGGTTCCCACTTGTTCCTCATAAGCATTGTTCTTGGTAGCTTGGGCTTCTCATCTGCTCCTATGagtggggtttgtttttctgcctttgaaaaGTTTGTATTGCTTTCCCTGGAaacccttttcccctctttctgtGTGAGAATAACTTTTGATGCTTCAGATTTCCACTCAGAACAGGACAAGTCCATTTTTTGTCCCCCGCTAGTTGTGTTGGAACTTGTGTGGTCTGGTAGCAGATCTGCATCTTCATCCATTATCTTCCTCAGCTCTTAGGATTGCTGGAATCCCCTTCCACAGGGCACTTGCTTCTGTGTGGCCTCTCTGAGTGTAGAAGGGCTTTGTGAATGGTGTGTTGTGATGCAAGATGTGTGAGGAGATGGTAAAAGACAAACAGATTTCTCTCAAACTGGCACTTAGATGTTAGTAGACATGAAAATCAATTATTTGAAGACCCAACAAAGTTCTGACAGCTGAGAAGCTTCTATGGGTGCTTCTCCTCTATCAGCAGCACATAACCAAAGGTTACAAATCACTGCCTGTTTGGGTCCTCCTGCCAAGCCCTGAGCTTTGCTTCACCACGGGGGAGCTCTTTGGGGgctcacagagcagccctgtgctctgctctcgggcaggctctggtgctgctgagccccaTCTGTTTGGGGGATAGGAGGGAGGTGCCCCAGCAGCAAAGGGGGTGCTGTGGGTTGAAAAGCTGCTGCAAGTCAATGGATGGCAAGAAGGAAATCAGCAGCAACTCCTGGTGTAGCTTTCTCCAGGGCATGGCTGTGTTCAGGAGCACAGTGGGCAGTGATGAGCATGGTGGGAGCAGTTGCTAAGTTGGGAGCTGAAGCCATGCTTTGGTGTCACCCAGCACAGACCTGGCTCTGTTCCAGGGCTCATGATCATCACAGAGCAAAACACTTTGATTAGAGCAGTGCAAACTCTTTGATGCCAAAACCCCCCTGAAAGCTGCTCAGAGCTTCAGCCTCTGTTCCAGTGAGCAGCtgtcactgtgccaggctgggagccagcaggcATCACAGTCACTGCCACCAAGCATTGGACAAGGGAATGGCCTCCTGCTTTCAGACCAGCTCCTTGTCCCAGCCTTGATTCCAGGCAAAACCTGGGATGTTTGCTCAGAAGAGAGAGTTTGATAATGCTTCATTTTGtctatttgtgtgtgtgtctctctgCTCTTGGCCTGGGAAATGGGGTGGCCTGGATTCACTGATGAACTTCCTCCTTGAGGACTGCAGGCCAGGATTTCTGCTGTTTATTTCCTCAGGCACAGCTTGGCTACTGTGGGCAGGATTTGTGGTAATTGTGCAGTACCTGGTGTCTCAAAACTCCTTCAGCTCAGGAGGTCAAATTGTTTTGCTGTTGTGTCccttgctgcaggaggagaaggccAAAGCCTACaagaaggagaagcagagagagaagaagaggCGGGCAGAGGAAGATTTGACCTTTGAAGAGGATGATGAAATGGCAGCTGTGATGGGTTTCTCTGGTTTTGGCTCAACCAAAAAGAGCCACTGAACAGCTCTGGACTCTCTTCTTTCTCTAAACAGCTTGTTTTTACCCAGGGAACTCTGGATAACTCTTCAAAGACTTGATTGAGGACATGTATGTAAATCTCCCAGTAGAAGTTGGCTGGAAGAGTTGAAAAGCAATTCCATACTCTACCTGTGCTGCAGATCGAGCTCTGCCTCTCATTagctccccttctccttctgtgTCCTAGATCTGACTGCTCTGTGGCCGTGTGTGTGCAGGGAAGTGCTCTGTTGGGTACATTTTTTTGTCAATAAAGTGCACATTCTGCACAGGTGGCCTGGTTCAGGATTAATCTAGTTGTCAACCAGGCCCTACTTGTCACCCAAGCTGTGTTTGAGATACTGGGAGGGATTCACTTGCTTTTAGGCTCATAATGAAGGAAATGTGCCACAGCAAGCAGTGTGAGAGGTGCATCTTTATGGcttgtgctgagcagagctggtggctgcATGGAGTCTGGGTTGCTGAAACTTTCTTGTGTGTTTTATCTGCAAGGGAGacttccctctttttctttgtgttttagCCCATAATTTCAGTATCTTTAAGGTAGGGGAGAAATTCCTCCCCATGACTGGTCTAGGATAGAGCCAATGAAAGAAAGGTGTGTACAATTTgccagaaataaatgaaatgttttaatgGGCCCTTTGGTGGGGGTTTGATGCCTTCTTTATTTTGAGAGCTTTGAAGAGCACGGAGCTGGGGTGGCCCTCTGGGGACCCAGTGGTGGCAGAGGTGAGGTGTGTGCCTTCCTCTcctggctcagctcccagctgccctAGGCAGACCACTGCCatcattctttgcttttttaagtAATTCTGGAGATGGGTGTAAGAATATGGAAGGGGAAGGGAGTTCAGGGCTGGGGACCTTCATTCCCATCAGGCAATTCAAGACAGGCTGGGCTGTATTCCAGATTTTACCAGCCTTAGTATATTAAGGGCCATATTTTTCCTGTCTGCTGGCTGTCAGTGTCTTTTCACCTCTACCTTCCCCTAAATCCActtcatttctgcttttatttaccTCAGTCAAACCTTGTGTGACTCATTTCCGTCTGCAGTTAGGATTTATATTTTGCATGGCTGGGTTTTGGTAGCTCTGTCTCgctctcctctctctttttatGTATATTGATGAAATCCTTGTGCTTGCCCTTCTCCGTGCTCGTATGAAATTTccagcctggggaaggctgc
This genomic interval carries:
- the ZMAT2 gene encoding zinc finger matrin-type protein 2, with amino-acid sequence MASGSGTKNLDFRRKWDKDEYEKLAEKRLTEEREKKDGKPAQPVKRELLRHRDYKVDLESKLGKTIVITKTTPQSEMGGYYCNVCDCVVKDSINFLDHINGKKHQRNLGMSMRVERSTLDQVKKRFEVNKKKMEEKQKDYDFEERMKELREEEEKAKAYKKEKQREKKRRAEEDLTFEEDDEMAAVMGFSGFGSTKKSH